The following proteins are co-located in the Abditibacteriaceae bacterium genome:
- a CDS encoding GGDEF domain-containing protein gives MELNPTAAMQQQINTLTRQLDETRETLFRVRNELHETRVRMKDLVRLDDATGLPNHRAFVERLGEEVRRTVRFDLPLSILLADIDQYDELEKTHDDVEFEGMLATLVRLIQINTRSVDYIARYNTRQFGLLLPGTPQDGAMLLAERLCLRVEAQQWHIGDVTLSCGVTTLYGGDYHPDDKAQNDEFSLGTEDDRPRIDGKTVIGQAYKAMRHSSLTGRNRVVHALNSAIAPIVPWEEVPTVNIIDAAGEMSLVQLDVKR, from the coding sequence ATGGAACTCAATCCGACTGCTGCGATGCAGCAGCAAATCAATACGCTCACGCGCCAGCTCGATGAAACGCGCGAAACCCTTTTCCGCGTGCGCAACGAGCTGCACGAAACACGCGTCCGCATGAAGGATTTAGTCCGTCTCGACGACGCGACCGGTTTGCCGAACCATCGCGCGTTCGTCGAGAGGTTGGGCGAAGAAGTGCGGCGCACGGTGCGCTTCGACTTGCCGCTTTCGATTCTTCTCGCCGACATCGACCAGTACGACGAACTCGAAAAAACACACGACGATGTCGAATTTGAAGGAATGCTCGCCACACTCGTGCGCCTGATTCAAATCAACACGCGCAGCGTCGATTACATCGCGCGCTACAACACGCGCCAGTTCGGGCTGTTGCTTCCCGGCACGCCGCAAGATGGCGCGATGCTCCTCGCAGAACGCCTGTGTTTGCGTGTCGAAGCGCAGCAGTGGCACATCGGTGACGTGACTTTAAGCTGCGGCGTCACAACGCTTTATGGCGGCGACTATCATCCCGACGATAAGGCCCAGAACGACGAATTTTCTCTCGGCACCGAAGATGATCGTCCGCGCATCGACGGTAAAACCGTTATCGGTCAGGCGTATAAAGCGATGCGTCATTCGTCGCTAACGGGCCGCAACCGCGTGGTTCATGCGTTGAATTCGGCCATTGCGCCGATTGTGCCGTGGGAAGAAGTCCCGACTGTGAACATCATCGATGCCGCTGGAGAAATGTCGCTGGTGCAACTCGATGTGAAACGTTAA
- a CDS encoding thiamine pyrophosphate-dependent dehydrogenase E1 component subunit alpha, producing the protein MTDLSPEELRAHLRLMLLIRRFEERLDELFSSGVIKGTSHLYAGQEAVAVGVCSHLTHDDLMTSTHRGHGHFLAKGGNCNALMAELWGKATGPSKGRGGSQHVADYSVGFLGSNGITAGGLPIATGAGLALQLQNKPHCVVSFFGEGGANQGTFHESLNMAAIWKLPVIFVCENNLYAMSTRFDEAFATPAIATRAAGYGIAGETVDGIDFFAVREAFGRAADRARNGEGPTLLEAQTYRYYGHSKSDQREYRTRDEEAQWREKDCIDRLRAHLQMPDSEYAALDANVMHEVDEAVEFARSSPDPEVEDWENAIYA; encoded by the coding sequence ATGACCGATCTTTCGCCCGAAGAACTGCGCGCGCATCTGCGCCTGATGCTCCTGATTCGCCGCTTTGAAGAACGTCTCGACGAGCTTTTTTCTTCGGGCGTTATCAAAGGCACTTCACATCTTTATGCGGGGCAGGAAGCCGTCGCGGTGGGCGTTTGCTCCCATCTTACGCACGACGATTTGATGACTTCGACACATCGCGGTCACGGACATTTTCTCGCTAAAGGTGGCAATTGTAATGCTTTGATGGCCGAACTTTGGGGCAAAGCCACTGGCCCGAGTAAAGGGCGCGGCGGCAGTCAGCACGTCGCCGACTATTCGGTGGGTTTTCTGGGTAGTAACGGCATCACAGCGGGCGGCTTGCCCATTGCAACCGGCGCGGGCCTCGCGTTGCAGCTGCAAAACAAGCCGCATTGCGTGGTTTCGTTTTTCGGGGAAGGCGGCGCGAATCAGGGCACGTTTCACGAAAGCCTCAACATGGCCGCGATTTGGAAGTTGCCGGTCATTTTCGTGTGCGAAAACAACCTTTACGCGATGAGCACGCGCTTCGATGAAGCATTCGCCACGCCCGCGATAGCCACACGCGCCGCTGGCTACGGAATTGCGGGCGAAACAGTCGATGGCATCGACTTCTTTGCTGTCCGTGAAGCTTTTGGTCGCGCTGCCGACCGCGCCCGCAACGGCGAAGGCCCGACGCTTCTCGAAGCGCAAACCTATCGTTACTACGGGCACAGCAAAAGCGACCAGCGCGAATATCGCACGCGCGACGAAGAAGCGCAGTGGCGCGAGAAAGACTGCATCGACCGTCTGCGCGCGCATCTGCAAATGCCGGACAGCGAATACGCGGCGCTTGATGCCAATGTCATGCACGAAGTCGATGAAGCGGTGGAGTTCGCGCGCTCTTCACCCGACCCCGAAGTCGAAGATTGGGAAAACGCCATTTACGCTTGA
- a CDS encoding DUF1559 domain-containing protein: MNRTLKKGFTLIELLVVIAIIAILASILFPVFARAREGGRRSVCLSNMKQMGLGMLQYTQDYDERYPQGYFHLNDSGGTGGYMHWTAMIQPYTKSFQLFVCPSDKSGGLAPTNFNANNNGAGVPTIDGVAQVSGGGSVPAGGGFPAGQDRQAPRLSYTGNEVVLPRVRNTADMTAGARTVALAAISNSAQTIMFAEMTSSLTAIQGSSTASGSGIKSHRTTNAITCDGAGTAKFDGESGACITATSHRALAYSTAKTQIDAAQTSSSGSNHHIVYVANERHLDGNNYAFADGHAKWYKMANTMNENSFLWGKEYCGSTAGCVPIVKADGTPVS; encoded by the coding sequence ATGAACCGCACTCTCAAAAAGGGCTTCACGCTCATCGAACTTCTCGTCGTAATCGCCATTATAGCAATCCTGGCGTCGATTTTATTCCCTGTCTTTGCTCGCGCACGCGAAGGCGGACGGCGCAGCGTGTGTCTTAGCAACATGAAACAAATGGGACTGGGAATGTTGCAATACACCCAAGACTACGACGAGCGCTATCCGCAAGGTTATTTCCATCTGAACGATTCGGGCGGCACCGGCGGCTACATGCATTGGACGGCGATGATTCAGCCTTACACCAAGAGCTTTCAACTTTTCGTGTGCCCTTCGGATAAATCGGGCGGTCTGGCACCAACCAACTTCAATGCAAACAACAATGGTGCCGGAGTTCCAACAATTGATGGTGTGGCTCAAGTCAGTGGCGGTGGCTCGGTTCCGGCAGGCGGAGGCTTCCCCGCCGGACAAGATCGTCAGGCTCCGCGCTTGTCTTACACCGGCAACGAAGTCGTCCTGCCGCGTGTTCGCAACACCGCGGACATGACAGCTGGTGCGCGCACTGTCGCTCTGGCTGCGATTTCGAACTCGGCGCAAACTATTATGTTTGCCGAAATGACCTCGTCGCTGACGGCGATTCAAGGCAGTTCGACAGCATCCGGCAGCGGCATTAAGTCACACCGCACGACCAACGCGATTACCTGTGATGGCGCAGGAACCGCAAAATTCGATGGCGAATCGGGCGCTTGCATCACAGCAACGTCGCATCGAGCGCTCGCCTACTCAACAGCAAAAACACAAATTGACGCCGCACAAACCTCCAGCAGCGGCAGCAACCATCACATCGTTTATGTCGCCAACGAGCGCCATCTGGACGGCAACAACTATGCGTTCGCTGACGGCCACGCCAAGTGGTACAAGATGGCGAATACGATGAATGAGAACAGTTTCCTGTGGGGCAAAGAGTACTGCGGCTCGACCGCCGGATGCGTGCCTATCGTTAAGGCCGATGGAACACCGGTTAGCTAA